One segment of Primulina huaijiensis isolate GDHJ02 unplaced genomic scaffold, ASM1229523v2 scaffold25443, whole genome shotgun sequence DNA contains the following:
- the LOC140967627 gene encoding protein SHORT-ROOT-like, with amino-acid sequence MDRTSILSNEAGFLHTISNPKNNPILDQLDTQGSNFINQPQSNNTSAANQSSDSVEASDARWASKLLTECARALSDKDSTKIHHLLWMLNELASPYGDCDQKLASYFLQALFCKATDSGDRCHKTLISVAEKSHSFDSIRKLILKFQEVSPWTTFGHVASNGAILEALEGESKIHIVDISNTLCTQWPTLLEALATRTDETPNLKLTIVVTTSIAKSVMKEIAPRMEKFARLMGVPFEFNVVSGLYRLGDLTKEGLGVQEDEALAVNCIGALRKVRVEERMDVIKIIQTLKPRVVTIVEEEADFSTNKNDFVKCFEECLRFYTAYFDMLEESFPTTSNEKLMLERECSRTIVRVLACDDESDHGGDNERMERGIQWADRLQDLGFLSVGYSDDVIDDIKALLKRYRAGWSYISPPGSVYDSGIYLSWKEEPVVWCSVWKP; translated from the coding sequence ATGGATAGAACCTCAATCCTCTCAAATGAAGCTGGCTTCTTACACACAATTTCCAACCCAAAAAACAATCCAATTCTTGATCAGTTAGACACACAAGGAAGCAACTTCATCAACCAGCCTCAAAGCAACAACACATCTGCAGCAAACCAATCCTCGGATTCGGTCGAGGCTTCCGACGCGAGATGGGCATCAAAACTACTCACAGAGTGTGCCAGAGCCTTATCTGATAAGGACTCGACCAAGATCCATCACCTTCTATGGATGTTGAATGAGCTTGCTTCTCCATATGGAGATTGTGATCAAAAGTTAGCATCTTATTTCTTGCAAGCCCTCTTCTGTAAGGCGACCGACTCCGGTGACCGTTGTCACAAAACCCTGATATCGGTTGCAGAAAAGAGCCACTCTTTCGACTCTATCCGAAAACTGATCCTAAAGTTTCAAGAAGTGAGCCCTTGGACAACTTTTGGTCATGTGGCATCAAATGGAGCCATTTTGGAAGCCTTAGAGGGTGAGTCCAAGATTCATATCGTTGATATAAGCAACACTTTGTGTACACAGTGGCCTACTCTATTAGAAGCCTTAGCTACAAGGACCGATGAAACGCCTAATTTAAAGCTGACTATTGTCGTTACAACCAGCATCGCAAAGTCGGTTATGAAGGAGATAGCTCCAAGAATGGAGAAGTTTGCAAGGCTCATGGGTGTGCCCTTTGAGTTCAACGTCGTGAGCGGCCTATACCGGTTAGGAGACCTGACAAAAGAGGGTTTGGGGGTTCAAGAAGATGAAGCTTTGGCTGTGAATTGTATTGGAGCATTGAGAAAAGTTCGTGTTGAAGAAAGGATGGATGTCATCAAAATTATCCAAACCCTAAAACCGAGGGTTGTCACAATAGTTGAAGAGGAGGCTGATTTTTCAACTAACAAAAACGACTTCGTTAAGTGTTTCGAAGAATGTTTGAGGTTCTATACAGCATACTTTGACATGTTAGAAGAGAGTTTCCCAACTACTAGCAATGAGAAGTTGATGTTGGAGAGGGAGTGCTCCAGAACCATAGTAAGGGTTTTGGCTTGTGATGATGAAAGTGATCATGGAGGGGATAATGAGAGGATGGAGAGGGGGATCCAATGGGCGGACAGGCTCCAGGATTTGGGTTTTTTGTCAGTTGGATACAGTGACGATGTCATCGATGATATCAAAGCATTGCTTAAGCGATATCGAGCAGGGTGGTCGTACATATCGCCCCCCGGTTCCGTCTATGATTCAGGTATCTATTTGAGTTGGAAAGAAGAACCTGTGGTATGGTGTTCAGTGTGGAAACCCTAA
- the LOC140967560 gene encoding probable plastidic glucose transporter 1, which yields MLEAIPFFSAPAPPWHSTILLQTPTILSKKYPFCPSISCSLLSNKDFKLRATKQRQNPGLEPQDSDGENKLHLTEKNADEGIEFGWLPAFPHVLTASMSNFLFGYHIGVMNGPIVSIAKELGFEGNSFLEGLVVSIFIGGAFIGSISCGSLVDKLGCRRTFQIDTIPLILGAMISAQADSLNEILCGRFLVGLGIGVNTVLVPIYISEIAPTKFRGALGTFAQIGTCLGIIASLCLGIPSENDPHWWRVMLYMASIPGFVIALGMQFAVDSPRWLCKAGKVGEAKEVISRLWGPSEVDKVIEEFQSVIKNDGAGLDSDWVELFAEPHSRAALIGGALFILQQFAGINGVLYFSSLTFRDVGITSSALASLYVGCTNLAGALCASYLMDKQGRQVLLIGSYLGMAVSMFAIAGGIIFPLGSEISSNLSIFGTIMYIFTFALGAGPVTGIIIPELSSNRTRGKIMAFSFSVHWVFNFLVGLYFLELVDKFGVAPVYAGFGGVSLLAAVFAYYFIVETKGRSLEEIELSLSRSRK from the exons ATGCTCGAAGCTATTCCATTTTTCTCCGCGCCAGCGCCCCCATGGCATTCAACAATTTTGCTTCAGACACCCACCATTTTAAGCAAAAAGTACCCATTCTGCCCTTCTATTTCATGCTCGCTGTTAAGCAACAAGGACTTCAAACTTCGTGCGACGAAACAGCGGCAGAATCCTGGATTGGAGCCTCAGGATTCAG ATGGCGAAAATAAGCTCCATTTGACTGAAAAGAACGCCGATGAAGGGATTGAATTTGGATGGTTGCCCGCTTTTCCACATGTTTTGACTGCTTCCATGTCCAATTTTCTCTTTGGTTATCACATTGG GGTAATGAATGGTCCTATTGTCTCTATTGCTAAGGAGCTTGGTTTTGAAGGTAATTCATTTTTAGAGGGGCTTGTAGTTAGCATATTCATCGGTGGTGCATTTATTGGAAGCATAAGCTGTGGTTCTCTTGTGGATAAACTTGGTTGTCGTCGCACATTTCAAATTGACACAATACCTCTTATACTCGGTGCAATGATAAG TGCTCAAGCAGACTCCTTGAACGAAATACTGTGTGGGAGATTTCTTGTTGGCCTTGGTATTGGTGTGAACACAGTTCTCGTTCCTATTTATATATCAGAG ATCGCACCAACAAAATTTAGGGGTGCTTTGGGGACCTTTGCTCAAATTGGGACGTGCCTTGGAATTATTGCCTCGCTATGTTTAGGGATCCCTTCAGAAAATGATCCCCACTG GTGGAGAGTGATGCTATACATGGCTAGCATCCCGGGTTTCGTTATTGCCCTTGGCATGCAATTTGCAGTTGACAGTCCCCGCTGGCTATGTAAA GCAGGGAAAGTTGGCGAAGCCAAAGAAGTGATAAGCAGACTCTGGGGGCCATCTGAAGTCGATAAAGTAATCGAAGAATTCCAGTCTGTCATTAAAAATGATGGTGCTGGTTTAGATAGTGATTGGGTGGAACTCTTTGCAGAGCCTCACTCTAGAG CTGCGTTAATTGGTGGTGCCCTTTTTATTCTTCAGCAATTCGCGGGCATAAACGGGGTTCTCTATTTTTCATCCTTAACTTTTCGAGATGTAGGAATCACAAGCAGTGCTTTGGCCAGCTTATATGTTGGATGTACCAACTTGGCAG GCGCACTTTGTGCCTCATACTTAATGGATAAGCAAGGGagacaggtgctactcattggAAGTTACTTGGGAATG GCTGTTTCAATGTTTGCCATAGCCGGTGGGATCATCTTTCCTTTGGGCAGTGAGATCAGCAGCAACTTATCAATTTTCGGAACCATAAT GTACATATTTACTTTTGCTCTTGGAGCTGGCCCGGTTACAGGTATTATTATACCCGAGCTGAGCAGCAACCGGACACGAGGGAAAATAATGGCATTCAGTTTCTCTGTTCACTGG GTCTTCAACTTCTTGGTGGGCCTGTATTTCCTTGAACTCGTGGATAAATTTGGGGTTGCTCCAGTTTACGCGGGCTTTGGTGGGGTTTCCTTGTTAGCTGCGGTATTTGCTTACTATTTCATTGTTGAAACTAAAGGGCGATCCCTTGAAGAAATCGAGCTTTCACTGTCTCGAAGCAGGAAATAA